In Acidobacteriota bacterium, the DNA window ACGGCGGGCGCCGGTGCGGTTGTTCCGGCGGGTGGCGCTGGTGATCGAGGCCGAGGAGGAACCCGCACCGCAGGGCCGGGAGCTGCTGCTGCTTTTCCGCCGCCCGGATGACAGCGAAGTGCTGGCGGGGACCTGGGAGTTGCCGTCGGTGGAGGGGCCGCGGGAAGAGTTCTTGGTCTCCGAGGAAGAGTCCCTGGCCAAGAGCCAGGAAGCCTTTGCCGCGCGCTATGGAGGCCGCTGGCGTCTGGCCGAGCGGCGCGGCACCGTCCGCCATTCCATCACCCACCGGGCCTACACCCTGGAGGTCTGGAGCGCTCGGGTGGAGGCTTCGGGAGAGCTGGCGGAAGGACCGGAGGCGGGGTTCTTCTCCGCCGCGGAGCTCGGTGAGCTACCCCTGTCGTCCCAGGTGCGGAAGATTCTTGCTCAGGCTCGCTGGCCGGAGTAGGGGGCTCGCTGGCCGGAATGGCTGGGGACCGGAGTTCCGGCGTCAGCCCTGACCGCCGCCACCGGAAAAAATGAACCAGGTGATGAGCTTCTCGTTGAGCTCCCGCAGACGCTTGGCGATGAGGTTCGAGAGGATGCGCAGGAGCCTCAGGGACGAAACCTTGTGGATGTCCAGCAGCCCTTCAACCACATCCCGGGGAATGGCCAAGAGCACCGCGCCTTCCTCGGGCGCTTTGGCGTCGGCGGACCGGGGCTGGTTGTCGATCAGCGCCATCTCGCCGAAATAGTCGCCGCGCTCCAGGAAGGCCAGGGCCTCCTCGCCGGCGCCGGGGATGTATTTGCTGATCATCACCCGGCCGTCGAGGACGATGTACATCTTGTCGCCCACGTCCCCCTCGTGGAAGATCACTTCCCCCGGTGCCACCTGCTGCTCCTTGGAGAGGGTGGAGAGGAAGTTGATCTCCAGGTTGGAGAGCTTCTGTTCCTGGAAGAGCTTGCGCTTGGCCGCCAGGTCGATGCGGAAATCGGCGGGGGTGCCCTTGGGCTCGAGGCTCGGGCTCGACGGCGGCTTGCCGGCCTCGGAGAAGAATTGGGTGAGCTTCTCGTTGGTGGTGCGCAGCTTGGTGGCGAGGCTCTTCCAAAAACTCCAATAGAGCGCGACGGTGATCCGCTGATCGAGGCCGGCGAGGGCTTCCAGGGCCACCGGGTTGAAGCTCAGGAGCTCGGTTTCGGCGATGACGAAGGCGTCGCCGGAGCGGACCTCGCCGTCGAGGTAGCTGGACTCACCGAAGATCTCTCCCTCCCCGAGCTCCGCCAGGGTGTAGAGACCGTAGGGAGTCTGGCGCTGGATGCGCAGGCGGCCGGTGTCGACCAGGTAGGCGTCACGGCTCGAATCGCCCGCTTTGAAGATGGTGACGCCGGCGGGAAATCGATGCAGGGAGGCGCAACGGGCGAGCTGAGACAGCTGCTCGTCCGAGAAATGGGAGAAGGTCTCCCAGCGGCGGAGGCGGGTTTCGATATCCAAGGCCTGCCTATTCTACTCTCGGATGGATATTTTCGATATTCATAACAACCGTAGCTGAGCTGGCGCCAGTCGCTGGAGCACGGCGGTGGTGGCGCACTCCAGCCAGCCGGCGCGATTCTCCGGGTCCAAATGCAGCGCTTCCAGGCCGCGGCGTTCGAGCTCCACTTCCAGACGCTCGTCCACGGCGCGTTGAAACGCAGGATTCTCCGAGCGGAAACCGTCGGCGGAAGGTCCGTCGCAGATCGGTACTCGGATCAGTAGATCGTAACTGTCCATCCACCAATTTACCAACAACTCAAGACCTTCTTGGGGTCCGTCGCTGAGCAACAGGTAGACGTAGTTGTCCAGGGCGCTGCGATCGCAGATCACCACCGGATAGCGGTGGTAGGCGAGAATCTCCTCGGCGATCTGGGTGTGGAGAATCCACGATTCGGAGGCGACACCGGTCTCCTCGTTGACCGGCAACGGGCAGCGCCGGGCGACCTCGTGGACCACCTCGAGGGCCAGATCCTCGCTCTTGAGCCGCGCCGCCAGGCCATAGCAAAGAGTGGTCTTCCCCACCCCGTGACTGCCGATGAAGGCTACCTTGCAGCGTGTCGGTTCGGAGGGGGCTTCGGTGGGCTCGGTCATAGCCCCCCGATTCTACGGTGATTCGGAATCCGAGGGAGCTTCGTCGGGAGATCTGGGGGCCAGGGGACGGCGAGAGGAGTCGCTGCGAAGTGGCGCCGAGGCGCCGGGTCGGTAGGGGCGCAGCACATCGCCGAGGGCGCGCCGGTGGCCGCGGAGCAGAGCTCGTGCGCGGCGGCGCCCGGCAGCGCGGCCGGGGAGGAGGAAACGCAAAACTCGAAGCGCGACCCAGCCGCTGTGGAGCAGCGCCAGGTAGGCTCGGTAGAGTCTCGAGGGGTAGGGCCGCAGGCGGGTGGCGGTGAGGTGCTCGAGGTAGAACGGCGAGGCCTCGGCAGAGCCGGTGGCTCTCCCCAAAGAATGCACCGCCCGGAGCTGCGGCTCAAAGCGCAGCCGCCAGCCGGCGCGGGCGAGGCGCTGGCAAAGATCGACGTCCTCGTGGTAGAGGAAAAAGGAAGGGTCGAAGCCTCCGACGGCATGCCAGGCCTCGGGGCGCAGCACCAGTGCGGCGCCGGGCAGGAAGCCGACGTCTCGGGCGCGCCGGGCGTCGTCCGGCGAGCGGCTCTGGTACACCGTTCCGGTGAGCCTTCGCAGATGGCCGCCGGCGTACCAGAGTCGCCCCGGGGCGCTGTCGCCGGATGCTGCCGGGGAAGAAGCGGCATGGTCGAGAGCGGTGCCGTCGGGAGCGGTGTCGTCGGGAGCGGTTTGTTCGAGAGGAGTCTGGTCGAGATAGATCGGCCCGGCGGCGGCGCCGACGGCGGGTCTGCCCGGCTGGGCGCAGGCTCCCTCGGTATGAATCACCGCCAGTGCTGCGTCGAGATAGCCCGGAAGGATTCGCAGGTCGTGGTTGAGGACCAGGTAGACGGCGGGCGCTGCGTTCTCCGGATCCTCCGCCAGCTGCGCGCGGCGGGCGAGCTCGTCGAGCCCGTGGTGGACTCCGGCGCCATAGCCGGGGTTGTCGGGGCAGGCTCGGTAGGCTACCTCCGGAGGCAGCCGCTGGCGCGGAAAGTCGCCGGAGTTGTCCACCACCACCACCGTGCGGCGGGCAGCGGAGGGGTCGTCGGCGAGGGCTTGGAGACAGTGCAGGGTGGGTCCGGGGTCTCCGTGGTGGACCACGACCACCCACACCAGCCCCGGCGCCGACGGAGAGGTCATGGCGAGGAGCCGCCTTCAGCCACGGCGGTAAGGGCCTGGCGAAGCAGGGCGAGGCCGGTGTCGAGCTGCCGCTCGGTGATGGTGAGGGGCGGTACCAGTTGGGTCACCGCGCCGGAGGGTCCACCGGCGAGGACCAGGACGCCGCGGCGGCGGGCTTCGGCCACCCAGCGATAGGCGGTCTCGGAGCGATCCAGCTCCACTCCCCAGAGCAGACCGCGGCCGCGGGTCGCCACCACTGGGGGGAAGCGGCGAGGCCAGTCTTGGAGCTCCGTTTCGACCCGCTCCCCGAGGCGGCGAGCGCGGTCTGCCAGAGATTCCTCTTCCAGCACGTCGAGCACCGCCAGGGAGGTAGCGCAGGCCAGGGGATGGGCGACGAAGGTGCCGGTGTGGAGAGCCTCGCCGCCGCTGGCCCACGCTTCCATCAGCCGCCGGCGACCAAGCACCGCGGCGATGGGCAGGCCGCCGCCGAGGGCCTTGCCGCAGCACAAGAGGTCCGGTTCTACCCCCTCCCCTTGGACGGCGAAGAGGTGGCCGGTGCGACCGAAGCCGGTGAAGATCTCGTCCGCCACCAGGAGGACGCCGTGGCGGTGGCAGATCTTCGCCAGGTCGCGGAGCCAGCGGTTGGGAGGGATGAGGACGCCTTCCCGCCCCACCAGCGGCTCTACCACCGCGCAACCGATCTCCGGGTGCTTGGCGAAGAGCCGCTCCACCGCCGCCGGATCGCCGCCGAAGGGCAGGCGGTGGAGGCGATGGTGGAGATGGGAAGCGAAGGGCTGGCGAAATTGGGCGCGGGAGGTGACGGCGAGGGCTCCGAGGGTCAAACCGTGGTAGCCCGGGTCGAAGGCCAGCACTCCGGGACCGCGGCCATTGAGCAGCGCGGTCTTGAGAGCGATCTCCACCGCGTCGGCGCCGGAGATGGCGAAATAGACGAGGGGGTCGGGCACCGGCGCTAACCGGCAGAGGCGCTCCGCCAGCTGGGCTCTGAGGGGATGGGGATGGGCGTCGCCCAGACCGTGGACCAGCCGGCCGCTCTGCCGGCGCAGTGCCGCCATCACCTTGGGGTGTCGGTGGCCGACGGCGGCGACGCCGAAGCCGGCGGTGAAGTCCAGGTAGCGGTTGCCCTCGACGTCGAGGACGTTGGCACCCCGGGCTTCAGCCCAGCCGACGGCGGCGCGACCGTTCTGGAGCGTGTTGATGCCCGGCGCCTCGTAAGTGTCGAGGCACCGGCTGAGCTCGGCGAGGTGAGGCCCCTGGGGCGGAGCCACCATGCGCGGTAGGAGGTCGCCGCGGCGGAGCCGGGGAGAAGTCATGGCGGGCGGCGGGTCAGAGCTCGCGGCGGCCGGCGAGGGAGCGGCCGAGGGTGACCTCGTCGGTGTATTCGATATCGCCGCCCACGGGCATGCCGAAGGCCAGCCGGGTGACTCGGATGCCGCGGGGTTTGAGCAGACGGGCGAGGAACATGGCGGTGGCTTCCCCCTCGACGTCGGGATTGGTGGCGAGGATGACTTCCTTGACCCCCTCGAGCCGAGGCAGCAGATCGTCCACGGTCAAATCCTCGGGACCGACGCCGCGCTGGGGGGAGAGCACGCCCAGGAGCACGTGGTAGAGGCCGCGGTACTCCCCGGTGCGCTCCACTGGGCGAATGTTGAAGGGCTGCTCCACCACGCACAACAGCGAGCGGTCGCGCTGCGGGTCGGTGCAAAAGTAGCAGGGGTCGATGTCGGTGATGGAGTGACAGCGGGAGCAGTGGAAGAGCTTGTCCTTGACCTCGAGGATGGCACTGGAGAGGGCCGCCGCCTCCTCCCGGGGGATGGTGAGCAGGTGGTGGGCCAGGCGGGTCGCGGTCTTGGGGCCGATACCCGGTAGGCGGGTGAGCTCGCCAACCAAGCGGTTGAGGGGCTCGGAGCGGTTCAAGGGCTCGGACATTGGGTTCGCATCTGGGGGCCAAGATCTAGGCGCGCGAGGCGGCCCGGGGTCAGAACATCCCCGGCAGACCGCCGGCCATGGACCCCATCTTGCCCTGCAGTGCCTCGTCCACCTGACGATTGGCTTCGTTGACCGCTGCCAGGATGAGGTCTTCGAGCATCTCCTTCTCGTCCGGGTTCATCATCTCCGGGTCG includes these proteins:
- a CDS encoding cyclic nucleotide-binding domain-containing protein, which codes for MDIETRLRRWETFSHFSDEQLSQLARCASLHRFPAGVTIFKAGDSSRDAYLVDTGRLRIQRQTPYGLYTLAELGEGEIFGESSYLDGEVRSGDAFVIAETELLSFNPVALEALAGLDQRITVALYWSFWKSLATKLRTTNEKLTQFFSEAGKPPSSPSLEPKGTPADFRIDLAAKRKLFQEQKLSNLEINFLSTLSKEQQVAPGEVIFHEGDVGDKMYIVLDGRVMISKYIPGAGEEALAFLERGDYFGEMALIDNQPRSADAKAPEEGAVLLAIPRDVVEGLLDIHKVSSLRLLRILSNLIAKRLRELNEKLITWFIFSGGGGQG
- a CDS encoding AAA family ATPase gives rise to the protein MTEPTEAPSEPTRCKVAFIGSHGVGKTTLCYGLAARLKSEDLALEVVHEVARRCPLPVNEETGVASESWILHTQIAEEILAYHRYPVVICDRSALDNYVYLLLSDGPQEGLELLVNWWMDSYDLLIRVPICDGPSADGFRSENPAFQRAVDERLEVELERRGLEALHLDPENRAGWLECATTAVLQRLAPAQLRLL
- a CDS encoding glycosyltransferase family 2 protein, producing the protein MTSPSAPGLVWVVVVHHGDPGPTLHCLQALADDPSAARRTVVVVDNSGDFPRQRLPPEVAYRACPDNPGYGAGVHHGLDELARRAQLAEDPENAAPAVYLVLNHDLRILPGYLDAALAVIHTEGACAQPGRPAVGAAAGPIYLDQTPLEQTAPDDTAPDGTALDHAASSPAASGDSAPGRLWYAGGHLRRLTGTVYQSRSPDDARRARDVGFLPGAALVLRPEAWHAVGGFDPSFFLYHEDVDLCQRLARAGWRLRFEPQLRAVHSLGRATGSAEASPFYLEHLTATRLRPYPSRLYRAYLALLHSGWVALRVLRFLLPGRAAGRRRARALLRGHRRALGDVLRPYRPGASAPLRSDSSRRPLAPRSPDEAPSDSESP
- a CDS encoding aspartate aminotransferase family protein — translated: MTSPRLRRGDLLPRMVAPPQGPHLAELSRCLDTYEAPGINTLQNGRAAVGWAEARGANVLDVEGNRYLDFTAGFGVAAVGHRHPKVMAALRRQSGRLVHGLGDAHPHPLRAQLAERLCRLAPVPDPLVYFAISGADAVEIALKTALLNGRGPGVLAFDPGYHGLTLGALAVTSRAQFRQPFASHLHHRLHRLPFGGDPAAVERLFAKHPEIGCAVVEPLVGREGVLIPPNRWLRDLAKICHRHGVLLVADEIFTGFGRTGHLFAVQGEGVEPDLLCCGKALGGGLPIAAVLGRRRLMEAWASGGEALHTGTFVAHPLACATSLAVLDVLEEESLADRARRLGERVETELQDWPRRFPPVVATRGRGLLWGVELDRSETAYRWVAEARRRGVLVLAGGPSGAVTQLVPPLTITERQLDTGLALLRQALTAVAEGGSSP
- the recR gene encoding recombination mediator RecR; this encodes MSEPLNRSEPLNRLVGELTRLPGIGPKTATRLAHHLLTIPREEAAALSSAILEVKDKLFHCSRCHSITDIDPCYFCTDPQRDRSLLCVVEQPFNIRPVERTGEYRGLYHVLLGVLSPQRGVGPEDLTVDDLLPRLEGVKEVILATNPDVEGEATAMFLARLLKPRGIRVTRLAFGMPVGGDIEYTDEVTLGRSLAGRREL